The Marinobacter halotolerans genome includes a window with the following:
- the ureC gene encoding urease subunit alpha, protein MKITRQAYADMYGPTVGDRVRLGNTELWIEVESDATHYGDEVKFGGGKVIRDGMGQSQRADDTVMDTVITNALILDWWGIVKADVGLQKGRIAAIGKAGNPDTQPDVTIVIGPGTEIIAGEGKILTAGGIDAHIHFICPQQIEEALMSGITTMLGGGTGPATGSNATTCTPGPWHIGKMLQAVDDMPMNIGFLGKGNASLPESLELQLKAGAMGLKLHEDWGTTPGSIDNCLTVADKYDVQIAIHTDTLNESGFVEDTLAAFKERCIHTYHTEGAGGGHAPDIITACSKDYVLPSSTNPTRPYTVNTIDEHLDMLMVCHHLDPNIPEDVAFADSRIRRETIAAEDILQDMGVISMIASDSQAMGRVGEVVCRTWQTAHKMKVQRGLLPEDQDLGADNLRAKRYIAKYTINPAITHGIAHDVGSVEVGKLADLVLWDPAFFGVKPALIVKGGMIAAAPMGDPNASIPTPQPVHYRMMFGAFGRAASATRLSFVSQAAFDADIGKELGLNSTLSACKNVRNVRKGDLKLNDACPHLTVDPQTYEVHADGELLTCEPATELPLAQLYHLF, encoded by the coding sequence CCTACGCCGACATGTACGGCCCCACAGTGGGTGACCGAGTCCGCCTGGGCAACACCGAACTGTGGATCGAAGTCGAAAGCGACGCCACCCACTACGGCGACGAAGTAAAATTCGGCGGCGGCAAAGTTATCCGCGATGGCATGGGCCAGAGCCAGCGGGCGGACGACACCGTGATGGACACCGTCATCACCAACGCCTTAATCCTCGATTGGTGGGGCATCGTCAAAGCCGACGTCGGCCTGCAAAAAGGCAGGATTGCCGCCATCGGCAAAGCCGGCAACCCCGACACCCAGCCAGACGTCACCATCGTCATCGGACCCGGCACCGAAATCATCGCCGGTGAAGGCAAAATCCTCACCGCCGGCGGCATCGACGCCCACATCCACTTTATCTGCCCCCAGCAGATCGAAGAAGCCCTGATGAGCGGCATCACCACCATGCTCGGCGGCGGCACCGGCCCGGCCACCGGCAGTAACGCCACCACCTGCACCCCCGGCCCCTGGCACATCGGCAAAATGCTCCAGGCCGTGGACGACATGCCCATGAATATCGGCTTCCTAGGCAAAGGCAACGCCAGCCTGCCGGAATCCCTGGAACTGCAACTCAAAGCCGGCGCCATGGGCCTGAAACTGCACGAAGACTGGGGCACCACCCCCGGCAGCATCGACAACTGCCTGACCGTCGCGGACAAATACGACGTACAGATCGCCATCCACACCGACACCCTGAACGAATCCGGGTTTGTGGAAGACACCCTGGCCGCGTTCAAAGAACGCTGCATCCACACCTACCACACCGAAGGCGCAGGCGGCGGCCACGCGCCGGACATCATCACCGCGTGCTCCAAGGACTACGTGCTGCCGTCGTCAACGAACCCCACGCGGCCCTACACCGTCAACACCATCGACGAACACCTCGACATGCTGATGGTGTGCCACCACCTGGACCCGAACATCCCCGAAGACGTAGCTTTCGCCGACTCCCGCATCCGCCGGGAAACCATCGCCGCCGAAGATATCCTCCAGGACATGGGCGTGATCAGCATGATCGCCTCGGATTCCCAGGCCATGGGACGGGTAGGGGAAGTGGTATGCCGCACCTGGCAGACCGCCCACAAAATGAAAGTCCAGCGCGGCCTGCTGCCAGAAGATCAGGATCTCGGCGCCGACAACCTTCGCGCCAAACGCTACATCGCCAAATACACCATCAACCCCGCCATCACCCACGGCATCGCCCACGACGTTGGTTCCGTGGAAGTGGGCAAGCTGGCGGACCTGGTGCTGTGGGACCCGGCCTTCTTCGGCGTAAAACCCGCCCTGATCGTCAAAGGCGGCATGATCGCAGCCGCCCCCATGGGCGATCCCAACGCGTCCATCCCCACGCCCCAGCCGGTGCACTACCGCATGATGTTCGGTGCATTCGGCCGGGCAGCCAGCGCCACACGGTTGAGCTTTGTCAGCCAGGCCGCTTTTGATGCGGATATCGGCAAGGAACTTGGGCTGAACAGCACGCTGTCTGCCTGCAAGAACGTGCGCAACGTGCGCAAAGGCGACCTGAAACTGAACGACGCCTGCCCGCACCTGACCGTGGACCCGCAAACCTACGAAGTGCATGCCGATGGCGAACTGCTCACCTGCGAGCCCGCCACCGAACTGCCACTGGCACAGCTATATCATCTTTTCTAG